A portion of the Saimiri boliviensis isolate mSaiBol1 chromosome 1, mSaiBol1.pri, whole genome shotgun sequence genome contains these proteins:
- the PSMB10 gene encoding proteasome subunit beta type-10 isoform X2: MLEPALETQGGFSFENCQRNASLERVLPGLKVPHARKTGTTIAGLVFQDGVILGADTRATNDSVVADKSCEKIHFIAPKIYCCGAGVAADAEMITRMVASKMELHALSTGREPRVPTVTRILRQTLFRYQGHVGASLIVGGVDLTGPQLYGVHPHGSYSRMLFTALGSGQDAALAVLEDRFQPNMTVWSLPLCAWNHSCPDPDSEATNSGASGGNRAGYGGGVK, encoded by the exons ATGCTGGAGCCAGCCCTGGAGACCCAAGGGGGCTTCTCCTTCGAGAACTGCCAAAG AAATGCGTCCTTGGAACGCGTCCTCCCGGGACTCAAGGTCCCTCACGCACGCAAGACCGGGACCACCATCGCGGGCCTTGTGTTCCAA GACGGGGTCATTCTGGGCGCCGACACGCGAGCCACTAATGATTCTGTTGTGGCGGACAAGAGCTGCGAAAAGATCCATTTCATCGCCCCCAAAATCTA CTGCTGTGGGGCTGGAGTAGCCGCGGACGCCGAGATGATTACACGGATGGTGGCGTCCAAGATGGAGCTACACGCGTTATCCACGGGCCGTGAGCCCCGCGTGCCCACGGTCACCCGCATCCTGCGCCAGACGCTCTTCCG GTACCAGGGCCACGTGGGTGCATCGCTGATCGTGGGCGGCGTAGACCTGACTGGACCGCAGCTCTACGGTGTACATCCCCATGGCTCCTACAGCCGTATGCTCTTCACGGCTCTGG GCTCTGGCCAGGACGCGGCCCTGGCGGTGCTAGAAGACCGGTTCCAGCCGAACATGACG gtcTGGTCACTACCACTTTGTGCCTGGAACCACAGCTGTCCTGACCCAGACAGTGAAGCCACTAACTCTGGAGCTAGTGGAGGAAACCGTGCAGGCTATGGAGGTGGAGTAAAATAG
- the PSMB10 gene encoding proteasome subunit beta type-10 isoform X1, giving the protein MLEPALETQGGFSFENCQRNASLERVLPGLKVPHARKTGTTIAGLVFQDGVILGADTRATNDSVVADKSCEKIHFIAPKIYCCGAGVAADAEMITRMVASKMELHALSTGREPRVPTVTRILRQTLFRYQGHVGASLIVGGVDLTGPQLYGVHPHGSYSRMLFTALGSGQDAALAVLEDRFQPNMTLEAAQGLLVEAITAGILGDLGSGGNVDACVITKSGAKLLRTLSSPTEPVKRSGHYHFVPGTTAVLTQTVKPLTLELVEETVQAMEVE; this is encoded by the exons ATGCTGGAGCCAGCCCTGGAGACCCAAGGGGGCTTCTCCTTCGAGAACTGCCAAAG AAATGCGTCCTTGGAACGCGTCCTCCCGGGACTCAAGGTCCCTCACGCACGCAAGACCGGGACCACCATCGCGGGCCTTGTGTTCCAA GACGGGGTCATTCTGGGCGCCGACACGCGAGCCACTAATGATTCTGTTGTGGCGGACAAGAGCTGCGAAAAGATCCATTTCATCGCCCCCAAAATCTA CTGCTGTGGGGCTGGAGTAGCCGCGGACGCCGAGATGATTACACGGATGGTGGCGTCCAAGATGGAGCTACACGCGTTATCCACGGGCCGTGAGCCCCGCGTGCCCACGGTCACCCGCATCCTGCGCCAGACGCTCTTCCG GTACCAGGGCCACGTGGGTGCATCGCTGATCGTGGGCGGCGTAGACCTGACTGGACCGCAGCTCTACGGTGTACATCCCCATGGCTCCTACAGCCGTATGCTCTTCACGGCTCTGG GCTCTGGCCAGGACGCGGCCCTGGCGGTGCTAGAAGACCGGTTCCAGCCGAACATGACG CTGGAGGCTGCTCAGGGGCTGCTGGTGGAAGCCATCACTGCAGGAATCTTGGGTGACCTGGGCTCCGGGGGTAATGTGGACGCATGTGTGATTACGAAGTCAGGCGCCAAGCTACTGAGGACACTGAGCTCGCCCACAGAGCCCGTGAAGAG gtcTGGTCACTACCACTTTGTGCCTGGAACCACAGCTGTCCTGACCCAGACAGTGAAGCCACTAACTCTGGAGCTAGTGGAGGAAACCGTGCAGGCTATGGAGGTGGAGTAA
- the CTRL gene encoding chymotrypsin-like protease CTRL-1, with amino-acid sequence MLLLSLTLSLVLLSSSWGCGVPAIKPALSFSQRIVNGENAVPGSWPWQVSLQDSSGFHFCGGSLISQSWVVTAAHCNVSPGRHFVVLGEYDRSSNAEPLQVLSISRAITHPGWNPNTMNNDVTLLKLVSPAQYTTRISPVCLASSNEALTEGLTCVTTGWGRLSGVGNVTPARLQQVALPLVTVNQCQQYWGSRITDSMICAGGAGASSCQGDSGGPLVCQKGNTWVLIGIVSWGTNDCNVRAPAMYTRVSKFSAWINQVIAYN; translated from the exons ATGTTGCTGCTCAGCCTGACTCTAAGCCTGGTTCTCCTCAGCTCCTCCTGGG GCTGCGGTGTTCCTGCCATCAAACCGGCACTGAGTTTCAGCCAGAGGATTGTCAACGGGGAGAATGCAGTGCCGGGCTCCTGGCCCTGGCAGGTGTCCCTGCAG GACAGCAGCGGCTTCCACTTCTGCGGTGGTTCTCTCATCAGCCAGTCTTGGGTGGTCACTGCTGCCCACTGCAATGTCAG CCCTGGCCGTCACTTTGTTGTCCTGGGCGAGTATGACCGATCATCCAACGCAGAGCCCCTGCAGGTTCTGTCCATCTCTCGG GCCATTACACACCCTGGCTGGAACCCCAATACCATGAACAATGACGTGACACTGCTGAAGCTCGTCTCGCCAGCCCAGTACACAACACGTATCTCACCAGTTTGCCTGGCATCCTCGAACGAGGCTCTAACTGAAGGCCTCACATGTGTCACCACCGGCTGGGGTCGCCTCAGTGGTGTGG GCAATGTGACACCAGCCCGTCTGCAGCAGGTGGCTTTGCCCTTGGTCACTGTGAATCAGTGCCAGCAGTACTGGGGCTCACGTATCACTGACTCTATGATCTGTGCAGGTGGCGCAGGTGCCTCCTCGTGCCAG gGTGACTCTGGAGGCCCTCTTGTCTGCCAGAAGGGAAACACGTGGGTGCTTATTGGTATCGTCTCCTGGGGCACCAACGACTGCAATGTGCGCGCACCTGCTATGTACACCCGAGTTAGCAAGTTCAGCGCCTGGATCAACCAGGTCATAGCCTACAACTGA